A single window of Rana temporaria chromosome 1, aRanTem1.1, whole genome shotgun sequence DNA harbors:
- the LOC120924616 gene encoding gamma-crystallin-3-like, producing MGKIIFYEDKNFQGRSYECLSECPDLSSYFRRCNSIRVESGNWILYELPNYRGHQYFLHRGEYPDFQQWMGFNDSIRSVRLSPQHQGSFRIRIYEREEFRGQMMEFTEDCPHVNERFRYNDIHSVQIQDGYWMFYEEPNYRGRQYYLRPGEYRRYSDWGATSPRIGSFRRLHHSY from the exons ATGGGAAAG ATCATCTTCTACGAGGACAAGAACTTCCAGGGTCGCTCTTACGAGTGTCTCTCTGAATGTCCCGACCTGTCCTCATACTTTAGACGCTGCAACTCCATCCGTGTGGAGAGTGGGAACTGGATCCTGTATGAGCTCCCCAACTACAGAGGACACCAGTACTTCCTCCATAgaggagagtatcctgactttCAGCAATGGATGGGCTTCAATGACTCTATTCGATCTGTGCGTCTGAGTCCCCAG CACCAAGGTTCCTTCAGAATCAGGATCTACGAGAGagaagagttcagaggtcagatgATGGAGTTCACTGAGGATTGTCCTCATGTCAATGAGAGATTCCGCTACAATGACATCCACTCCGTCCAAATCCAAGATGGCTACTGGATGTTCTATGAGGAGCCCAACTACAGAGGACGTCAGTATTACCTGAGACCTGGAGAGTACAGGAGATACAGCGACTGGGGAGCCACAAGCCCCAGAATTGGGTCCTTCAGACGTCTCCATCATTCCTACTAA
- the LOC120924611 gene encoding gamma-crystallin-3-like: MGKIIFYEDKNFQGRSHESHSECPDLSSYFRRCNSIRVDSGNWILYELPNYKGHQYFLQRGEYPDFQPWMGYKDSIRSVRLSPQHHGSYIIRVYEREDFKGQMMEFTEDCPNVYERLRQHDIHSVHVHDGFWMFYEEPNYKGRQHYLRPGEYKRYTDWGATSPRTGSFRRLHHFYEK, translated from the exons ATGGGAAAG ATCATCTTCTACGAGGACAAGAACTTCCAGGGTCGCTCCCACGAGAGTCACTCTGAATGTCCCGACCTGTCCTCATACTTCAGACGCTGCAACTCCATCCGTGTGGATAGTGGGAACTGGATCCTATATGAGCTCCCCAACTACAAAGGACACCAGTACTTCCTCCAAAgaggagagtatcctgacttccagcCATGGATGGGCTACAAGGACTCCATTAGATCTGTGCGTCTGAGCCCCCAG CACCATGGTTCCTACATAATCAGGGTCTATGAGAGAGAAGACTTTAAAGGTCAGATGATGGAATTCACCGAAGATTGTCCTAATGTCTACGAGAGATTACGCCAACATGATATCCACTCTGTCCATGTCCATGATGGATTTTGGATGTTCTATGAGGAGCCCAACTACAAGGGACGTCAGCATTACCTGAGACCTGGAGAGTACAAGAGATACACCGACTGGGGAGCCACAAGCCCCAGAACTGGGTCCTTCAGACGTCTCCATCATTTCTACGAAAAATGA
- the LOC120924615 gene encoding gamma-crystallin 1-like, whose amino-acid sequence MAKIIFYEDRNFQGRSYECSSECPDLSSYFRRCNSIRVESGNWILYELPNYRGHQYFLHRGEYPDFQQWMGYNDSIRSMRLSPQHQGSFRTRIYEREDFKGQMMEFTEDCPHVHERFHHHDIHSIHIHEGYWMFYEEPNYRGRQYYLRPGEYRRYSDWGATSPKIGSFRRLHHFY is encoded by the exons ATGGCAAAG ATCATCTTCTACGAGGACAGGAACTTCCAGGGTCGCTCTTACGAGTGTAGCTCTGAATGTCCTGACCTGTCCTCATACTTCAGACGCTGCAACTCCATCCGTGTGGAAAGTGGGAACTGGATCCTGTATGAGCTCCCCAACTACAGAGGACACCAGTACTTCCTCCATAgaggagagtatcctgacttccagcAATGGATGGGCTACAATGACTCCATTAGGTCTATGCGTTTGAGCCCCCAG CACCAAGGCTCCTTCAGAACCAGGATTTACGAGAGAGAAGACTTCAAAGGTCAGATGATGGAGTTCACTGAGGATTGTCCTCATGTCCATGAGAGATTCCACCACCATGACATCCACTCCATCCATATTCATGAAGGCTACTGGATGTTCTATGAGGAGCCCAACTACAGAGGACGTCAGTATTACCTGAGACCTGGAGAGTACAGGAGATACAGCGACTGGGGAGCCACAAGCCCCAAAATTGGATCCTTTAGACGTCTCCACCATTTCTATTAA